CTTAAAATAGATTTTTTCATTTTCATGAGGATATTAAGTAAGTGAATAAAAAGACTGTAGTTTAATATAGCGTTTTTACTAAAGCGTTAGGACCTTGGTCCAAAATAACTAGGCGCAAATAGCTGGGCCGAAGGCCTTTGAAGGCCCAAAGGGCCTCGCTCGCATTGGCCTAGCGATGTGCAGCAGTGGCCGTCAGGCCAGACCAAGGCGCTTTGCGCCGCAGGGCCGAGCGAATAGCGAGCTGCGGAACGTAGCGCCTGCCGAAGGCAGGAGGCCCCAAAAAAACAACTAAACAGAAGCGCTCTAGGCAGAAGCAGAAGATAAAAAGCAGCTTTCAAGCAGGAAGGCGATAATTTTTGAGCAAGTTCTTATATATTTGCCCCAAAGAAGAACGAAATTGCGAACCAATAAACGATAGTCTATGACCAAATTGGATTTAGCCTTTAATAAAAATGAGGACGATAATAAGTTAGAGGTCTCGCGAATGCGCCATTTGCTGGAGCGCATTTATGAGGGGGGAGGAAAAAAACGCATTGACAAATTGCATAGCAAAGGGAAATTGACCGCTAGAGAGCGCATCAGTTACCTGATTGATAAAGATAGTGAGTTTTTGGAGCTAGGTGCTTTTGCTGGCTTTGAGATGTATGAAGAACATGGGGGTTGCCCTGCGGGAGGAGTTGTTGGTGGAATTGGATATGTGAAAGGCCGCCAATGCGTGATTGTGGCCAATGATGCGACCGTAAAAGCAGGCGCTTGGTTTCCGATTACGGGCAAGAAAAACCTTCGTTTTCAAGAAATCGCCATGGAAAACCGCCTACCAATTATCTATTTGGTAGATTCTGCGGGGGTATATTTGCCCATGCAAGACGAGATTTTCCCTGATAAGGAGCATTTTGGGCGTATTTTCCGTAACAATGCCGTGATGTCGAGCATGGGCGTGCCTCAAATTGCGGCCATCATGGGCAGTTGTGTAGCTGGTGGGGCCTATTTGCCCATCATGTCGGATGAGGCCCTTATTGTTGATGGCACGGGCTCTATCTTCTTGGCGGGTCCTTATTTGGTCAAGGCCGCTATTGGCGAGCAGGTGGATAAAGAGACCTTGGGGGGGGCTACTACCCAATGCGAAATCTCTGGAGTAACCGATTATAAGGTGCCCAATGACCATGTTTGTCTGGATACCATCAAGGACCTGATTGACAAGCAGGGGGCCTTTGATAAAGCGGGTTTCAACCGAGCTGAACCAGCCTCTCCCGCCAAAGATCCAGAAGATATTTACGGAATTTTCCCCTTCGATCGCAGTCGCCCTTATGATAGCCTAGAGCTGATTGAGCGCCTAGTTGACGACTCTAAACTCACGCAATATAAAGAGGGTTATGGCAAAACCATGATCTGCGCCTATGCCCGTATAGATGGTTGGGCCGTGGGTATTGTCGCCAATAACCGCCAAGTGGTAAAGAATGCCAAAGGAGAAGTGCAGTTTGGTGGCGTTATTTATTCTGATGGGGCCGATAAAGCGGCTCGGTTTATCATGAACTGTAACCAAAAGAAGATTCCCTTGGTCTTTTTGCATGATGTGACGGGCTTCATGGTGGGTAAGCGTTCGGAGCATGGTGGAATTATTAAGGATGGGGCCAAAATGGTTTCTGCCGTTTCTAATTCTACCGTACCCAAGTTCTCTATCGTGATGGGGAACTCGAATGGGGCAGGGAACTACGCCATGTGTGGCAAGGCATACGATCCTCGTTTGATTGTGGCTTGGCCCAATGCCAAGATTTCGGTGATGGGTGGCTCGCAAGCGGCCAAAGTATTGCTC
This genomic interval from Saprospira grandis contains the following:
- a CDS encoding acyl-CoA carboxylase subunit beta, which gives rise to MDLAFNKNEDDNKLEVSRMRHLLERIYEGGGKKRIDKLHSKGKLTARERISYLIDKDSEFLELGAFAGFEMYEEHGGCPAGGVVGGIGYVKGRQCVIVANDATVKAGAWFPITGKKNLRFQEIAMENRLPIIYLVDSAGVYLPMQDEIFPDKEHFGRIFRNNAVMSSMGVPQIAAIMGSCVAGGAYLPIMSDEALIVDGTGSIFLAGPYLVKAAIGEQVDKETLGGATTQCEISGVTDYKVPNDHVCLDTIKDLIDKQGAFDKAGFNRAEPASPAKDPEDIYGIFPFDRSRPYDSLELIERLVDDSKLTQYKEGYGKTMICAYARIDGWAVGIVANNRQVVKNAKGEVQFGGVIYSDGADKAARFIMNCNQKKIPLVFLHDVTGFMVGKRSEHGGIIKDGAKMVSAVSNSTVPKFSIVMGNSNGAGNYAMCGKAYDPRLIVAWPNAKISVMGGSQAAKVLLQIEKSSLAAKGEELSEEKEQELLEKIEARYEKQSSAYYAASRLWVDAIIDPLETRRVISMGIEAANNAPVAKFNPGIIQT